One region of Coleofasciculus sp. FACHB-T130 genomic DNA includes:
- a CDS encoding efflux RND transporter periplasmic adaptor subunit codes for MLTTANWTGKVLGIGKLGKPEFKAGVKWLAWSAGLAVASVGGWLVYGLLLNRSGDPVAVRLVKVERGTVENTINESGVVELGGQQTLKSPAESAVERVLVQLGDRVQAGQKLIVLRDTKQETSLDAQQLEIKKQELTLARNRQKVEEAQERLTTARRELQNRVNQQAAIRKQELSIKRNQQKIAEAQEKLTAAQQELKQLQVLADKGFIPANELQNQQEQVRDAQSALRDAQLEASTSSLELQNLQQQRQTDQQEILDKVTTAQTELRQAQLEVATTSRDIQMKVLEIKNLQQQLQNNIVTAPISGKVLNIMVKNGNGVNIGNDLLTLGDPTQELVKLNLSTLNAAKVKSNQRVRISVIGPDAKKFTGRVQSLYPQAIASTSGSSEQESQSGQATVPAIVKLDQPTRRLIPSSQVSVEIILQQRQNVVVLNTEAIQRSGSKPFVWIRDQGKAQKRDVSLGLEGLTTVEVTSGLQAGDSVVLPPPDASLEPGTPVIVQEKSETRIRRNQ; via the coding sequence TTGCTTACCACTGCAAACTGGACGGGCAAAGTGTTGGGAATTGGAAAACTGGGCAAACCGGAATTCAAGGCTGGAGTCAAATGGTTAGCTTGGTCAGCAGGTCTAGCAGTAGCAAGCGTAGGAGGTTGGCTAGTTTATGGGTTGCTGCTAAATCGCTCCGGCGATCCCGTGGCGGTGCGTTTGGTCAAAGTAGAGCGAGGCACCGTTGAGAACACGATCAATGAAAGTGGCGTGGTTGAATTAGGCGGTCAGCAAACCCTCAAATCCCCAGCGGAAAGCGCTGTGGAACGGGTGTTAGTACAACTTGGCGATCGCGTTCAAGCTGGTCAAAAACTGATCGTTCTGCGCGACACCAAGCAAGAAACGAGCCTCGACGCCCAGCAGTTGGAGATTAAAAAACAGGAACTCACCTTAGCACGCAATCGCCAGAAAGTAGAAGAAGCCCAGGAAAGGCTAACAACTGCCCGAAGAGAACTCCAAAATCGTGTCAATCAGCAGGCGGCAATTCGGAAACAGGAACTCAGCATCAAACGCAATCAGCAGAAGATTGCCGAAGCTCAGGAAAAGCTAACGGCTGCCCAACAGGAACTCAAGCAGCTGCAAGTCCTCGCTGACAAAGGCTTCATTCCAGCCAACGAACTCCAGAATCAGCAAGAACAAGTCCGCGATGCCCAATCTGCTCTCCGGGACGCTCAGTTAGAAGCGAGTACGAGTAGCCTGGAACTCCAGAACCTTCAGCAGCAGCGTCAAACGGATCAGCAAGAAATCTTAGACAAAGTGACGACAGCACAAACTGAACTGCGGCAGGCACAATTAGAAGTCGCTACCACCAGTCGAGACATCCAGATGAAGGTGCTGGAAATCAAAAATCTTCAGCAGCAACTCCAAAACAACATCGTCACTGCGCCAATTAGTGGGAAAGTTCTTAACATCATGGTTAAGAATGGGAATGGAGTCAATATCGGGAATGACCTGTTGACTTTGGGCGATCCAACGCAAGAGTTGGTGAAACTCAATCTTTCCACGCTGAATGCTGCCAAAGTGAAGAGTAATCAACGTGTCCGCATTAGTGTGATTGGCCCCGATGCGAAGAAGTTTACTGGACGAGTGCAAAGCTTGTATCCCCAAGCGATCGCTAGCACTTCTGGCAGTAGTGAACAAGAAAGCCAATCCGGGCAAGCCACGGTGCCTGCAATCGTCAAGCTTGACCAACCCACCCGCAGATTAATTCCTAGCAGCCAAGTCAGCGTCGAAATCATTTTGCAGCAGCGCCAGAACGTCGTAGTTTTGAATACGGAAGCCATACAGCGCTCTGGTTCTAAACCCTTTGTCTGGATACGAGATCAAGGCAAGGCGCAAAAACGGGACGTATCTTTGGGGCTAGAGGGATTAACGACCGTAGAGGTGACTTCGGGCTTGCAAGCAGGAGACTCTGTGGTGCTACCCCCACCGGATGCTTCCCTAGAGCCAGGAACGCCCGTCATTGTCCAAGAAAAATCAGAAACAAGAATTAGAAGAAATCAGTAA
- a CDS encoding ABC transporter permease, giving the protein MSLSSFDLLALTCNSLRSNPLRSTLTTLGVFMGVAAVSATLQVGSISRAVIAKQLAERDAPQVSVYVQEELRSEDMEYLRQRLEGVRAISASGWFYPNPQTLFQDEEAQPEMTPVTQDFLLTSGKQLVAGRFFTPADFENYRPVVVIDEFLVDKLFKGQKAVGETIYANARPYVVVGVVPTVTSSFREPEGEVWIPMSFYYALTGSRDIGSIQIRPYKIEDLQDLADKAKQLMEQRFPGKEIYARNNVQQILAQQQTLEMASNGLTAVGIISLLIGGVGIANITIAAVMERTPEIGLRRAIGAKRQDILLQFILEAAILSLLGGTAAIISVHGLTMVVAETFKLPYEFESKTAALSLGSALLVGVGAGFLPAVRASRLDPVKALRNS; this is encoded by the coding sequence ATGAGCCTCTCTTCCTTCGACCTCCTCGCGCTCACCTGTAACTCCCTACGCAGCAACCCTTTGCGTTCTACCCTCACCACCTTGGGCGTTTTCATGGGTGTAGCGGCAGTCAGCGCCACGCTTCAAGTTGGCAGCATCAGTCGGGCGGTAATTGCCAAGCAACTCGCTGAGAGAGACGCCCCTCAAGTCTCTGTCTACGTGCAAGAGGAACTCCGGTCAGAAGACATGGAATACTTGCGACAGCGGCTAGAGGGCGTGCGGGCAATCAGTGCCTCTGGTTGGTTCTATCCCAATCCTCAAACCTTATTTCAGGATGAAGAAGCCCAACCTGAGATGACGCCCGTTACTCAAGACTTTCTGCTCACGTCGGGGAAGCAATTGGTAGCAGGGCGCTTCTTCACTCCTGCCGATTTTGAAAACTATCGCCCTGTCGTGGTGATCGATGAATTTTTAGTAGACAAACTTTTTAAAGGTCAGAAAGCTGTTGGAGAAACCATTTATGCCAACGCCAGACCCTATGTGGTTGTTGGAGTCGTGCCAACCGTTACCTCGTCTTTTCGGGAACCTGAAGGTGAAGTATGGATACCGATGTCTTTTTACTACGCCCTGACGGGTAGCCGCGACATTGGCTCCATCCAAATACGCCCTTACAAGATAGAAGACTTACAGGATTTGGCAGATAAAGCCAAGCAACTGATGGAGCAGCGCTTCCCAGGCAAAGAGATTTATGCCAGGAACAACGTGCAGCAAATCTTGGCGCAGCAGCAAACCTTGGAAATGGCATCCAATGGGCTGACAGCGGTGGGAATCATTTCGCTACTCATCGGTGGTGTCGGCATTGCCAATATCACGATCGCAGCAGTCATGGAGCGTACCCCAGAAATTGGTCTGAGGCGGGCAATTGGGGCAAAAAGGCAGGACATCTTGCTGCAATTTATTCTGGAAGCGGCAATCCTGAGTTTACTGGGGGGAACTGCCGCTATTATCTCGGTGCATGGCTTGACGATGGTTGTCGCCGAAACGTTTAAGTTACCTTACGAATTTGAAAGCAAGACGGCTGCTTTATCCCTAGGATCTGCCCTGTTGGTAGGAGTAGGCGCGGGGTTTCTTCCTGCTGTGAGAGCTAGCCGACTCGATCCCGTGAAAGCATTGCGTAACTCTTAG